In Streptomyces sp. NBC_00569, a single genomic region encodes these proteins:
- a CDS encoding MOSC domain-containing protein, which produces MPNASLRSIHIHPLKSVRGRAPREAAVEPWGLAGDRRWVLIDASGKVVTQRQHPRLALASAETPDGDGLRMSAPGRAPLTVPVPRPAGTTTVNIFGDKVEAVLADDAAHAWWSAYLEADVRLLHLDDPATRRPVDPEYAKPGETVSFADGYPLLLTTLSSLDALNSLIAQGDHADEGPLPMNRFRPNVVVDGTAPWAEDDWSRIAIGSVTFRITKKCGRCVVTTTNQSTSERGKEPLRTLARHRRFGDQLCFGTNLVPETTGTVRIGDAITILA; this is translated from the coding sequence ATGCCGAATGCCTCGCTTCGTTCGATCCACATACACCCACTGAAATCGGTTCGGGGGCGCGCGCCGCGCGAGGCGGCCGTGGAACCGTGGGGTCTTGCAGGAGACCGCCGGTGGGTGCTCATCGACGCCTCGGGCAAGGTCGTCACCCAGCGCCAGCACCCGCGGCTCGCGCTCGCTTCGGCCGAGACCCCGGACGGCGACGGCCTGCGCATGTCGGCACCCGGCCGCGCGCCCCTGACCGTGCCGGTGCCCCGGCCCGCCGGGACGACCACGGTGAACATCTTCGGGGACAAGGTCGAGGCCGTACTCGCCGACGACGCGGCGCACGCCTGGTGGAGCGCGTATCTGGAGGCCGACGTGCGGCTCCTCCACCTCGACGACCCGGCGACGCGACGGCCCGTCGACCCCGAGTACGCGAAGCCGGGCGAGACGGTCAGCTTCGCCGACGGGTATCCGCTGCTGCTCACCACCCTGTCCTCCCTGGACGCCCTCAACTCCCTCATCGCGCAGGGTGATCACGCGGACGAGGGCCCGTTGCCCATGAACCGCTTCCGGCCGAACGTCGTGGTGGACGGCACCGCGCCCTGGGCGGAGGACGACTGGTCACGCATCGCCATCGGCTCCGTCACGTTCCGTATCACCAAGAAGTGCGGCCGCTGCGTGGTGACCACCACGAACCAGTCGACTTCGGAGCGTGGCAAGGAGCCCTTGCGGACGCTCGCCCGCCACCGCCGCTTCGGTGACCAGCTGTGTTTCGGGACGAACCTGGTCCCGGAGACGACCGGGACGGTCCGGATCGGTGACGCGATCACGATCCTGGCCTGA
- a CDS encoding Rv1733c family protein, with the protein MRAIAGLWRWRHNPLRRATDLAEAWVALVAVLLIVVVAPIIGVATGSLAQGALMQAVQEQHKNRREVPATVVRKLAQPPLDSDPETSTARDAHSRVVADWKAPDGAHRTGRVLSSLTTPHPGDRFPLWVDRTGQVVGRPLDNATATTHAALAGFGTAAATAGLVECARRLIVWRMVRRRYDRWDRAWDKAGPDWGRTGTGS; encoded by the coding sequence GTGCGGGCAATCGCCGGACTCTGGCGGTGGCGGCACAATCCGCTGCGCCGCGCGACCGACCTCGCCGAGGCCTGGGTCGCGCTGGTGGCGGTGCTGCTCATCGTCGTTGTCGCACCGATCATCGGCGTCGCGACGGGATCCCTGGCACAGGGCGCCTTGATGCAGGCGGTACAGGAACAGCACAAGAACCGACGGGAAGTTCCCGCCACGGTCGTACGGAAGCTGGCCCAGCCGCCACTGGACTCCGACCCCGAGACATCCACGGCGAGAGACGCCCACAGCAGGGTCGTCGCCGACTGGAAGGCACCCGACGGCGCCCACCGCACGGGCCGCGTCCTGTCGAGCCTCACGACCCCGCACCCGGGCGACCGGTTCCCGCTGTGGGTCGACCGCACGGGTCAGGTCGTGGGCCGCCCGCTGGACAACGCGACGGCGACAACTCACGCCGCGCTGGCCGGATTCGGGACCGCGGCGGCAACGGCGGGGCTCGTCGAGTGCGCCCGGCGCCTGATCGTGTGGCGCATGGTCCGCCGCCGGTACGACCGTTGGGACCGCGCCTGGGACAAGGCGGGCCCGGACTGGGGCAGGACAGGGACCGGCAGCTGA
- a CDS encoding DUF6643 family protein yields the protein MTSPRSTYGGGYYSAPSFPDTPIYDSLVAERGTPQIAPIRVPAMYDTGSHLPALPSALPALPAAPSAPMPQYGYPAPQQAPLQHAPAPYIPQQASGPRGYAGMQQPQQQQQQRPAPGTGYEAMRPAAPRPAAPYEDPYNRQQYRGY from the coding sequence ATGACCTCCCCCCGCTCCACCTATGGCGGCGGTTACTACTCCGCGCCGTCCTTCCCGGACACTCCGATCTACGACTCCCTCGTCGCAGAGCGGGGCACACCCCAGATCGCCCCGATCCGGGTTCCTGCCATGTACGACACCGGCAGTCATCTGCCCGCGCTCCCGTCCGCGCTTCCCGCGCTGCCGGCCGCGCCCTCCGCACCGATGCCCCAGTACGGTTACCCGGCCCCGCAGCAGGCGCCTCTCCAGCACGCGCCGGCGCCGTACATCCCGCAGCAGGCCTCCGGGCCTCGCGGCTACGCGGGCATGCAGCAGCCGCAGCAACAGCAGCAGCAGCGTCCGGCGCCCGGCACCGGCTACGAGGCCATGCGCCCCGCGGCGCCCCGCCCTGCCGCGCCCTACGAGGATCCGTACAACCGTCAGCAGTACCGCGGTTACTGA